The genomic stretch gaggagaagaaagagagaatatCTTCCATGTATGACAATCAAACAAGGAAAATAATCATTTTTCCTTGTAACAATCAAGCAATATTTGAGGGTCACAGCCTCTAATGCAGCTAAGAATTAGATCAAAATTGACAGAGATCTTATGCCACTTGATATAGCATCAgggataaaaaaaaatccaatacaGAGAAATAAACGATCTCACAtagagaaataagcaatcaaacaCACTcacaaattgaaaattttattatacaAAGATAATCAAATATGAGGATCCGAGTCCTGTTACTGATGCCAATCCACATAAAGTTAGAAATAAATTGCAAATATCTTAAGAAAAAGTACTTTTATATCTTACAAGACTCAagcaaatttaaaatatattatattttctaaTCATGAAAATTGGCAAATTAAAAATAGCAATTTAGTGAACCACGTAGCCGGAGTTCCACAACATCCAAAATGCTACCCAACTttcatatttaccaaaacacatAGGTGTTTCCTATTATGCCCCTCCTTTATCAGGGTCAACTACTATTGTTATGTGGACAATCGACTGCCCTAATCGATTCTGCTCGATTATGTCACTTGAGTATTAATTTCTTCGGGCCATCACAAACTAGACTATTAGTCAAGTGATCATAATATGTCAATCAACTACCATAAATTTGATGCCCCAATTCTAATACCCCAATCCATGTCTAAGAGCATGGTTATACTCAAGATGAGACAGAGTTCAATGAGCTTAGTTTGAAGTGATGAGGTGCCTAAGGCCATAAGCGAATTTTGGTCAAAACACCTTAGGCACCTCCGAAACACTTCAAACTAGGACCATTACACTTTTGCTAGTCCCCTGAGTGTAATCATGCACTAAAACTTGGAGTTCGCAACCTAAATAGAGAGCTATGAGTTTCTAAAATTGGCATGGCTTTGAAATATTTTGTCACGAGATCATTAGAGGGCCTAGGCATGTCATACTCACTCACCAACACCATCAAAGGGTTCTTAGGACTCTTCTGTTTCAAAGTATgtcaagatttaaaaattttgGACAGTGTAGGgtcaagttttaattaaaatctgttgATAATCTTAGGCACCTCAAAATCACTTCAAATCAGAACCATTACATTTTTAAGCAGTGTTGTAAACGACGATACTGCCCCAGCCGCCTAGGCGGTTGAATTTTTTTTAGGGTTCCTACAATAAAAAAGATAATCtaacaagataattaataaaaattcatcatcatattaataataaaaaagtaatatcactatttataccaaaagtctaagttaaaaaaaattaaagtttcaaTTTAACATGACAACAAGTTAAGAAGGGCTAGATCAAATATAACTAATCTTCCAAATCATCTACACATGTACCATCAGCTACATCCATAATCCTCCCATCATCAGACTCAAAATCAACATCTTCTTTATTCTCCTCCTCCGATGTATCTAGATTCTCATCAAGTTCTCTAATGGAGATGTTCCTTGCTCCTCCTTGGTTGTAGCATTTCATTCGCTCCCGAGGCCTCCGCCACCATTCTCTAAGTCCCGAACCCGGCTCTACCTCATCTTCATCGCCACCATCAATAAACCAACCTTGAGCTTCACTAGCTTGAGAGGATAAAAGCAAATCTTCACCCATCtctcttttacttttttttttcataagattGGCGTTGAATTTGACATATACAAGATCATTCAATCTTGATGTCTCGAGCCTATTCCTCTTCTTAGTATGTATCTAAACaattagaaaattattaaaaataataaaaagaaagaataaataatataatttatgaATTACTACTTACCCTTTCAAATtagctccaatttctttcacaccctgATAAAATACTTGTTAAAAAGAGAAATCTCATTGCCATTTTTTGCAAGTTTGGAGTGTCACCATCATAATTAGACTACCAtccaacttaaaaaattaaagaagcaaaaaaataaattaataataaatccaaaaataaGTAAAAGAGACATATATGCTAGTgaatagaaataaagaaaaaagataTACCTAGATCAAAGTCATGGTACACATCCACCTTCTCATATGCTATGACCGTCATTTTTCTTCCAAAGTTTCCAGATTTACTCTTATACTTCAACAATTCTTCATTAGAAATGGTAAATTGTATATCCTCATCAGTGGGAAAAATTCTCTCAACACAATTTAAAAACTCATTCATAACATTGATGTCATTTTGTATGCTTGGATCTTTGAAGTAAAAaattggattcaacaagtaagcggtATAATACAAAGGACTATCAAGTCTACCTTTAGACTTCTCATCAATAATCTTCAAAGTAGGGATgacattttcttcttttttgaaagtCTTTCTAATCTCTTCCTTGGTTTGTTTAAGTGCACCCAATAAAAAGGCCATTAAGGGATTTTTGTCACCGTCAATAAGGTGTAAAACTTTCACTAAAGGGATGAAAACATTCAAAGCCAAAGAAACATCATTCAAAAAAGAGATACTTGTTATCGTCGCCTCCGTCGCTTTCCCCTACAAACTACTCCTTAATTTTGTGCTGCTCCACTCCTCTGATGTAAACATAAGTCTCAATTGATCTTGTCTTTGAGATTTTCCAATGTCAAAAACGAAGTAGCAAATCTAGTCACCCCGagtctcacaatatccctcttcTTGGTATATTTCCTCATAATAGCCAAAGTTCTATGATGTGCATAGATGAATATTGTTAGAGCCTTTGCTTTTTCAAGTATTCCGTTAAACTTGAGTAGCTTTCCAATTGCTTCAAGCATGAGGTTGATTGTATGAGTCGCACAAGAGTTCCAAAAAATTTGAGGTTGTGTAACCTTCAACAACTCCGCAGCTGCCATATTGTTTGTTGCATTGTGTCACTACTTGAACCACATGTTGAGAGCAATTTCATTGATATATTTTTCCACAACCTCAAAGATGCAAGTCCCAGTGTGTGCCTCCATGGATTCTTCAATAGAACCAAAAAATGAAATACCTAGTTTGTAATTAACACATAAATTCATAATGCTTCTCCTCTTACGATCTATCCATGCATCGGTCATAATTGAACATCCATTTTTCATCCACTATTCTTCATACTTTTTAAGAGATAATTTGGTTCTCTCAACTGCTTGTTTCAAAAGTGGCTCTCTTAGAAGATATTGATTTGGAGGTTTGTAGCCCGGACCAAATTGACCAACCGCCTCTATAAATTATCTAAAGCCTTGATTGTCAATTGCATGAAAAGGAATCCCCGCCTCATAAATTCATCTTGCAAGGTACTCATGCACATCAGTTGTaaactttaactttaatgcatcatttatgttttgttgttTTGCCTTTGTTGGATTGATTGCAGATGTCCACTTATCAATAGGTCTGAGGTGCTTGACTTTTTTTTTAAGAAGAATCTCCCTCCACTGGACAATCTTCATCCTCTACATCAACACATATTTACTTCCACCCTCTCTTCTTTTAGTTCTTCCATCCTTTCTCGCTTCTTATTCTTGTTATTTTCAAGATAAGCTCGTACTCTTTTTTTTTGTCTTAATCAGATGCTTTAGGGCATGCTTCAACTTGTCCTACAATACCTGCAATATGATGCTCCATTCGATAAACTCCTCCTTTAATAAGTTTCTTACATAATTTGCATGTGATCCAATCTCTTTTTTCTTTGCAATACTGTACCCATAATCCTAAAAAATATCATTAGACTTCCGCTTCAATTCTACCTCTGGTTGTTTCTCATTTTCCACAATTAAtcttcaataataaaaaaaaatttaagaactaAAAGTTAGCGCAacaatttaatctaaatattagaaaattaaatatatataatagacTAATAGCTATGTATATGTGATTAGtcaatttgagatttttttttattattattttttttagcttgTGGGTATGTCATTTAGGATTTTGCCTTTAGCGTTTGGAAGTTGAATTATGATATTAAGCACAAAAAAAagtttaaactaaaaaaatatcTTAGGTGGGGACGAGGTATGTGGCGTAAGTTAGGTTTTAAGTAggtctatttaaattatttaggagttgattaaaattattaatataaaatatttgataaaatttgATTAAATCCTAAGTCTAAAAACAAACCAACACAAAAAAAAAGAAGTCTAATCGGTTTCTGCTCCGTGAGAGCATGCGTGACAGGCAGCACGGGCGACGGACACTCGCTAGATGGTCCGTCGCGTGTGCACGATAGCCTCGTCGAGCCTGGGCAACACGTCCAGGCCTGTTGTCGGGCCCGAGCGATGTGTTCGTGCCCTTGCGACAGGTCCGGCGAGGCGTCCGTGCCCTAGCGACAGGTCCGGCGAGGCGTTATGGTGTTCTTGCACGAGCCTCCAAAGGAAACTTTGAAATCTAGGTTTTTGAAAACCTTATCCGATGACAGTAGCAGCGGTAGGCAGTAGTGGCGGGCAGCAGCGCAAGTGGCTGGCGGCAGCTGCGAGCGCTTAGTGACAGTAGCTGTGAAACGGCGGCAGGCGGAAGGAGGCGAAGGCGGAAggcaattaagttttttttaacctaCTTATTTTACCCCATATTTTAAGGTCGCCTCCAACAAAAGCGGGGCAGATGACCTCCACCTCCCTCCTAGGCACCACCTAGACGGCCGCCTACAACACCATTTAGAACATCGTTTTTAGGAGTCCCTTGAGTTTAATCATGCTCTTAGATATGGATTTCACAGCTTATATAAAGAGTTATGGGTTTTTGAAATTTACACAGCCTTGAGATGCTTTGTCACGAACTCATTAAAGGATCTAAGCCCTTCATATTCACTCACCAACACCACCAAAGAGTTCTTAGGACTCCCTTGCTTCAGAGCAtgtcaagattttaaaattttggacATTATAAGGTCATCAACAAAATTCATTGATGATCTTACACACCTCAAAAACATTTCAAACCAAGTTCATTACACTTCTTGCATTATCATGCAACCATGCCCTCAAGCATGAATTGGGGTATGAAAATTAGAACATTAAATATACGTAGGGTATTAAAATTAGAGTATTAAATTTAAGTAGGGTATTAAAATTAGAGTATTAAAATGATGTGTTATGATCAGTTGACTTCTAAATCGGGCATGAAATTTATCAGTCGAGTGACGCAGCTAACTAACAAATCAACCCAATAAGTTTAGGAATCGACTGATGCAATCGATTGCAAATAAAGAAGGGGTATAATGGGAAACAACTATgcattttgataaatataaaagttGGGTACACATTTTGGGTATTATGAAAATCTAGTTACGTGGTTCAATaaattatcaaattaaaaaataacaaaattaacCCATTCtcctaattaattatatataacaaaataaacttttaagAAGtccaaaacttttaaaaactaaaCTACTAATTTGCATTATTCTCCTCCCTCGCGAAGGAAACTTGACTCTTGACAAGTTGTTAGCATCCTCAATCATTGTGTTCATTCCAATGAGTATGGATaacaataatatcatttaaatctcaATTTTCAAGAAGTATATTGCATCGGTTTAAAAGGCGACCACATATATGCTTCTTGTAAGGGACTATTTCGCGTAGTTGGTAGGCAATCCAGTTAAATAACTCTTTAAAAGGCCGCTTGGGCAATCCGCCTAGGCAGTCTAGATGGATCtatgaaaaaatatttgagtttttttttcttttttacaagTTGCTTATTCATTTATCAATTATGActtatttatttatattgtaaACTTATTTTGATTAAAGATATATTTGTTATACATACATTAATAAGATAGTAATACTTAATTTAATTTCTTCTCTtccttattttaaaatattattttgatgtTGATCGCTTAGGCACCCATCAACCACTTAGGCTAGACAATGGGTTGACTACACAGAATTATCTTTGTATATTGCCTTCAGTGTGTTCTTCTCTAAACATTCCTTTGAATGAGTGAATCAGAGCTTGTgtattttctctttcttctagTTCTTGAAGAGATTTGACTTAAACATTTTTGTCACTCCTTTCAATAAGAAAAGCTACTGACTGATCATGAGATGAGGAAGATGTTCCCATCTCTTTAGTAGTCATGGGTCATTGAATTAACAATATTGATGATGAATCCGCTTAAACCAAAATTGAAGAAGTGTGAGCTTGACATACAAGGACAAGAGACTGGAATTTCTGGAGTTAATTAGGATATATATTCTAATGTAAAATTTTTAATAGGTTGGTAATTTAAAGGAGGATCCATTAAACTATGATCCGGATGagggaggagggttgcgttaggttgtcagCTAGCGttaaactatgacaaatgttcaatgaatggaTCTATTAAACTATTGTACTAATGTTAGGTTGTTCCCTGAAAGAAACACATTGTAAGGTCCGACTGTAACATTTCGACAAGaacgctacatctccagaactcgagtgtaatgctaaatatgcaagaattCGCATTGCAGGATCCGACTGTAACGTAtaggcaaggaccgctacattttcatgagaacttgggtgtagtattAAATAGATAAGAGTTCTCACTCCATAAGTTGGATAAAAACAAATATTATAAGAAGGAAATTAAATgcaatgattaggagaagaactagtattttgtgtgtata from Zingiber officinale cultivar Zhangliang chromosome 5B, Zo_v1.1, whole genome shotgun sequence encodes the following:
- the LOC121986674 gene encoding uncharacterized protein LOC121986674, whose translation is MAFLLGALKQTKEEIRKTFKKEENVIPTLKIIDEKSKGRLDSPLYYTAYLLNPIFYFKDPSIQNDINVMNEFLNCVERIFPTDEDIQFTISNEELLKYKSKSGNFGRKMTVIAYEKIHTKKRNRLETSRLNDLVYVKFNANLMKKKSKREMGEDLLLSSQASEAQGWFIDGGDEDEVEPGSGLREWWRRPRERMKCYNQGGARNISIRELDENLDTSEEENKEDVDFESDDGRIMDVADGTCVDDLED